From the Cryptomeria japonica chromosome 2, Sugi_1.0, whole genome shotgun sequence genome, one window contains:
- the LOC131030362 gene encoding small ribosomal subunit protein uS19, whose product MADNEVDVGASAPKKRTFKKFTFRGVDLDALLDMSSDDLVKLFHARARRRFQRGLKRQPMALIKKLRKAKREAPQGEKPEPVKTHLRNMIIVPEMIGSIIGVYNGKTFNQVEIKPEMIGHYLAEFSISYKPVKHGRPGIGATHSSRFIPLK is encoded by the exons ATG GCGGACAATGAAGTGGATGTGGGCGCCTCAGCTCCGAAGAAGAGGACATTCAAGAAGTTTACTTTCAGAGGTGTTGATCTCGATGCCCTTCTTGATATGTCATCTGATGATCTCGTCAAGCTCTTCCATGCTCGTGCAAGAAGAAG GTTCCAGCGAGGCTTGAAGAGGCAGCCAATGGCTCTAATCAAGAAACTCCGTAAAGCA AAGCGAGAAGCTCCTCAAGGGGAGAAGCCAGAACCAGTTAAAACCCACCTCAGGAACATGATTATTGTCCCTGAAATGATTGGAAGCATCATCGGTGTTTACAACGGGAAGACCTTCAACCAGGTTGAAATCAAG CCTGAGATGATTGGACATTATCTGGCAGAGTTTTCTATTTCTTACAAGCCTGTAAAACATGGAAGACCTGGTATTGGTGCCACACACTCGTCAAGGTTTATTCCTCTGAAATAA